From the genome of Chlorocebus sabaeus isolate Y175 chromosome 2, mChlSab1.0.hap1, whole genome shotgun sequence, one region includes:
- the LOC140708643 gene encoding small integral membrane protein 34 translates to MTGTQSPPHALVIYPPLKMRVYDSTFGEVIETVHHTGSRVWREGDRFTTQDPGSGVKVTIQGAKWTPHEASNQTQASTLLRLLLDDHMKGRNDTNSTRALKVPDGTSAAWYILTIIGIYAVIFVFRLASNILRKNDKSLEDVYYSNLTSELKMKGLQGKVAKCSSLTISNRAVLQPCQAHLGAKGGSSGPQTATPETP, encoded by the exons ATGACCGGCACCCAGAGTCCCCCTCATGCCCTCGTCATTTACCCTCCCCTGAAAA TGAGAGTTTATGATTCAACCTTTGGGGAAGTGATTGAGACAGTTCACCACACAGGATCCCGGGTCTGGCGTGAAGGTGACCGGTTCACCACACAGGATCCCGGGTCTGGTGTGAAGGTGACCATTCAGG GGGCCAAGTGGACTCCCCATGAAGCCTCCAACCAGACTCAGGCCAGCACGCTCCTGAGGCTCCTACTGGATGACCACATGAAGGGGAGGAATGACACCAACTCCACCAGGGCTCTGAAGGTGCCAGATGGAACTAGCGCCGCCTGGTATATCCTCACCATCATCGGCATCTACGCGGTGATTTTCGTCTTCCGGCTGGCCAGCAACATTCTCAGAAAGAATGACAAGTCCTTAGAAGATGTTTATTACTCAAATCTGACCTCTGAACTCAAAATGAAAGGACTCCAGGGCAAGGTCGCCAAGTGCTCCTCACTGACCATCAGCAACAGAGCTGTGCTGCAGCCCTGCCAGGCCCACCTGGGGGCAAAGGGCGGAAGTAGCGGGCCCCAAACCGCAACCCCAGAGACCCCCTGA
- the C2H21orf140 gene encoding uncharacterized protein C21orf140 homolog, with product MPRFASPLLRNVIIRSQFDGIKRKQCLQYLKTLRTLQYDGFKTVYFGETNISESLVTGEDISDGYFIQTPTWCIVHAAGSQGWVPWKYRMFLRDELCIKQEDNLFSEFCDVVRKAYGKCVIVVKERRQQEEQKPKEDREAEGQFYIPTVINLASIACCPEVAKSYGHELLSLPSPCNYLNPLDSAWSSLKWFIINNRKEFCLQSIDSVYSYECILFSSLISKGIERINPSKWRTLTSKVRRWENYYLGKFS from the coding sequence atgcctcgctttGCAAGCCCTCTTTTAAGAAACGTCATTATTAGAAGTCAATTTGATGGCATCAAGAGGAAGCAATGCCTCCAGTATCTGAAAACACTGAGAACACTGCAGTATGATGGATTTAAGACTGTATATTTTGGGGAAACCAATATCTCAGAAAGTCTAGTAACTGGGGAAGATATTAGTGACGGATATTTCATACAAACCCCAACTTGGTGTATTGTGCACGCTGCGGGTAGTCAAGGATGGGTGCCTTGGAAATATCGGATGTTCCTAAGAGATGAGCTGTGTATCAAACAAGAAGACAAcctcttctctgagttctgtgatgTGGTGAGGAAGGCCTATGGAAAGTGTGTCATCGTGGTCAAAGAGAGAAGACAGCAGGAAGAGCAGAAGCCAAAGGAAGACAGAGAGGCTGAGGGTCAGTTCTATATCCCTACAGTCATTAACTTAGCAAGCATTGCATGTTGCCCAGAGGTGGCCAAGTCCTATGGCCATGAACTActctctctgccttccccttGTAATTATCTGAACCCTTTAGACTCAGCCTGGTCTTCTCTGAAATGGTTTATCATCAATAACAGAAAAGAGTTTTGTTTGCAGTCCATTGACAGTGTCTATTCTTACGAATGTATACTTTTCAGCAGTTTAATTAGCAAAGGAATTGAAAGGATAAACCCAAGCAAGTGGAGAACATTAACTAGCAAAGTACGGAGATGGGAAAACTACTATCTTGGGAAATTTTCCTAA